Proteins found in one Triticum aestivum cultivar Chinese Spring chromosome 4D, IWGSC CS RefSeq v2.1, whole genome shotgun sequence genomic segment:
- the LOC123100222 gene encoding deoxyuridine 5'-triphosphate nucleotidohydrolase-like, with protein sequence MSPIDSFVQQGGDPPFSRLVQQVRTSLWLLLLIRVHVLKRVIDADYRCLVGVVLFNHSEVDFAVKPGDRVAQMIVQVIVTPEDAEVEDLDTIVWGEGGLGSTSIRTPSLGRYI encoded by the exons ATGTCTCCCATTGATTCGTTCGTGCAACAAGGAGGGGACCCGCCCTTTTCACGTCTCGTGCAACAAGTAAGGACCAGCCTCTGGCTATTACTATTGATTCGTGTGCATGTGCTAAAAA GGGTGATCGACGCGGACTACCGCTGCCTGGTGGGGGTCGTGCTCTTCAACCACTCGGAGGTGGACTTCGCCGTGAAGCCCGGCGACCGCGTCGCACAGATGATCGTCCAGGTGATCGTGACgccggaggacgccgaggtggaggacctcgaTACCATCGTTTGGGGGGAGGGAGGATTGGGGTCCACCAGCATCCGAACTCCGAGCcttggtagatacatctag